A single Flavobacterium sp. 1 DNA region contains:
- a CDS encoding glycoside hydrolase family 2 TIM barrel-domain containing protein: MKLIKNIILFMMFIVFQTTINAQTIRKNININREWKFKLGDYSGAEEPAFDDSKWDNIGIPHSFSMPYYQSAKFYKGYGWYRKNITIPEEWIGKRVSLDFEGAYRTAAIYVNGKLVGKHNSGYTGFEIDITNAIKKGQNTVAVRLNNLWDSRVAPRAGEHVFSGGIYRDVKLVVSDPLHVAWYGTFVTTPIVSKDLATVNVKTEVVNEKNIEVLTTVKTTILDFNGKKVTEFSSVKTIAAGQTIIFDQTSNQIKNPKLWSPKTPNLYSVKTIVLVNGKAVDDFISPLGFRSIKFTADKGFFLNGKRFYFKGANVHQDRAGWGDAVTNNAFLRDIKMMKEAGFDFIRGSHYPHDPAFVEACDKEGMLFWSETPFWGSGGSRTEGDYEGSNAYPTNPDDWAAFDQSVLEQLRDMIRIHRNHPSVIVWSTSNEPFFTTKETLDQTRELLKKEVELGHQLDPTRPVAIGGCQRGEMDKIGDVAGYNGDGARLFINPGVASVVSEYGSTEGFRPGKYIPGWGDLPLGENQDKSQKYPWHYEWRSGEAIWCGFDHGSVAGKRFGSMGIVDYARIPKRLFYWYRNEYTGVPAPPEREEGIGAAIKLITDKTLITNDGTDDAYLLVNIVDANGRGISNSASVKLSIESGPGEFPTGTSITFDPKSDIEIIDGLAATEFRSYFGGETVIRATSPGLKDAIIKIKTKGLPLFTEGKTPAVTEHPYVRFTGKEAKESTSSFGLDNPTRTSSEAPGRSPSLVGDGNLNSFWQAANTDIGNWWQVDLERNVDIVQVKLTFPEEASFGYKIETLDADNNWKLVIDQSKTTSTDRIRIENINEKIFGRFIRVTFTKLPEGESAKLAEFEVFGSITK; the protein is encoded by the coding sequence ATGAAATTAATCAAAAATATTATTTTGTTTATGATGTTTATAGTTTTTCAAACTACTATAAATGCACAAACAATCAGAAAAAACATCAACATCAATAGAGAATGGAAATTCAAGTTGGGGGATTATTCCGGAGCGGAAGAACCTGCCTTCGATGATTCAAAATGGGATAATATTGGAATTCCACATTCGTTCAGCATGCCATATTATCAGTCGGCCAAGTTTTATAAAGGATATGGTTGGTATCGTAAAAATATTACTATTCCGGAAGAGTGGATTGGGAAAAGAGTTAGCCTTGATTTTGAAGGTGCCTATCGAACCGCAGCAATTTATGTCAATGGAAAATTAGTTGGAAAACACAATTCAGGGTATACTGGTTTTGAAATTGATATTACCAATGCCATTAAAAAAGGGCAGAATACGGTTGCGGTCAGACTTAATAATCTTTGGGATTCCCGTGTTGCACCGCGTGCCGGAGAACACGTTTTCAGTGGAGGAATTTATCGTGACGTGAAACTGGTTGTTAGCGATCCATTGCACGTTGCGTGGTACGGCACTTTTGTTACGACTCCAATTGTTTCTAAAGATTTGGCAACGGTAAATGTAAAAACGGAGGTTGTCAATGAAAAAAACATTGAAGTTTTGACTACTGTTAAAACGACAATACTGGATTTTAATGGAAAGAAAGTAACAGAATTTTCATCTGTCAAAACCATTGCGGCAGGTCAAACCATTATTTTTGACCAAACCAGTAATCAAATAAAAAATCCTAAGCTATGGAGTCCAAAAACACCAAATCTTTATTCGGTAAAAACAATCGTGCTTGTCAATGGTAAAGCAGTAGATGATTTTATTTCTCCATTGGGTTTCCGTAGTATTAAGTTTACTGCCGATAAAGGATTTTTCCTGAATGGGAAACGCTTCTATTTCAAGGGTGCCAATGTACATCAGGACAGAGCGGGTTGGGGTGATGCGGTGACCAACAATGCTTTTTTGCGAGATATCAAAATGATGAAAGAGGCCGGATTTGATTTTATTCGTGGGTCTCATTATCCGCATGATCCTGCTTTTGTCGAAGCCTGTGATAAGGAAGGAATGTTATTTTGGTCTGAAACTCCATTTTGGGGTTCCGGAGGTTCACGAACTGAAGGGGATTATGAAGGGAGTAATGCCTATCCAACAAATCCCGATGATTGGGCCGCATTTGACCAAAGTGTTTTGGAACAGTTAAGAGACATGATTCGAATTCATCGTAATCATCCTTCTGTTATTGTATGGAGTACCAGCAATGAACCGTTCTTTACAACCAAAGAAACATTAGATCAAACACGTGAATTGTTGAAAAAAGAAGTCGAATTAGGACACCAGCTAGATCCTACGCGTCCGGTGGCTATTGGCGGATGCCAGCGTGGAGAAATGGATAAAATTGGTGATGTGGCAGGTTATAATGGCGACGGAGCGCGTCTTTTTATTAATCCGGGAGTAGCCAGTGTGGTGAGTGAATATGGATCTACAGAAGGTTTCCGTCCTGGGAAATATATACCGGGTTGGGGTGATTTGCCTCTTGGAGAAAATCAGGATAAAAGTCAAAAATATCCATGGCATTACGAGTGGCGAAGTGGTGAAGCTATTTGGTGCGGTTTTGATCATGGGAGTGTCGCCGGAAAGCGATTTGGCTCGATGGGGATTGTCGATTATGCCCGTATTCCTAAAAGATTATTTTACTGGTATAGAAATGAATATACAGGAGTACCGGCTCCACCTGAGAGAGAGGAAGGGATAGGTGCTGCGATTAAACTGATTACAGATAAAACGCTGATTACAAATGATGGCACAGATGACGCCTATTTGCTTGTTAATATTGTGGATGCAAATGGAAGAGGAATTAGCAATTCAGCCTCTGTCAAATTAAGCATTGAATCTGGTCCGGGAGAATTTCCCACAGGTACTTCTATTACTTTCGATCCCAAGTCGGATATTGAGATTATTGATGGATTAGCCGCTACTGAATTTCGTTCATATTTTGGTGGAGAAACGGTTATTCGTGCCACTTCACCTGGTTTGAAAGATGCCATTATAAAAATAAAAACAAAAGGATTGCCTTTATTTACGGAAGGGAAAACTCCTGCTGTGACTGAGCATCCGTATGTACGTTTTACAGGAAAAGAGGCAAAAGAAAGCACTAGCAGTTTCGGTCTTGATAATCCAACGCGAACCAGTAGTGAAGCTCCAGGTCGTTCTCCTAGTTTAGTTGGCGATGGTAATCTGAATTCTTTTTGGCAGGCCGCCAATACCGATATTGGGAACTGGTGGCAAGTGGATTTGGAACGAAATGTTGATATTGTTCAAGTGAAACTGACCTTTCCGGAAGAGGCTAGTTTCGGCTATAAAATTGAAACATTAGATGCTGATAATAACTGGAAGTTAGTAATCGACCAATCCAAAACGACTTCAACAGATAGAATCCGTATTGAAAATATAAATGAAAAAATATTTGGACGTTTTATAAGAGTAACTTTTACCAAATTACCTGAGGGGGAATCAGCAAAACTGGCTGAATTTGAGGTTTTTGGTTCTATTACAAAATAA
- a CDS encoding glycoside hydrolase family 43 protein — protein sequence MEMYRKIGLSISFTLCMLMTIYGQQKTNTENIKDKLNSTKNKYSSYLFVYFTASSSKDEEQIRFALSNDGYNFKALNHNQPILSSEKISESGGIRDPHIMRAIDGKTFYMVATDMVAAKGWDSNRGLVLLKSTNLLDWKSTIINVPNTFLAFKSVNRVWAPQTIYDSVKKKYMIYWSMRSGNEPDKIYYAYANKGFTALETEPKQLFFEPNNKACIDGDIIYYKGKYHLFYKDEGNLNGIKKAVSNQLTEGYLKQDKPLQQTTESVEGSCVFKLNNLDSWILMYDVYRKGQFQFTKSDDLENFKVIDEQVTMDFHPRHGTVMSITNKEAKRLREKWMIGTENIKSIQSN from the coding sequence ATGGAAATGTATAGAAAAATTGGATTGAGTATCTCGTTTACTTTATGTATGTTAATGACTATATATGGTCAACAAAAAACAAATACGGAAAACATAAAGGATAAACTCAACTCAACGAAAAATAAATATAGTTCTTACCTCTTTGTTTATTTTACGGCAAGTAGTAGTAAAGATGAAGAGCAAATTCGATTTGCTTTGAGCAATGATGGATATAATTTTAAGGCATTAAATCATAATCAGCCTATTTTAAGTTCAGAGAAAATTAGTGAAAGCGGGGGAATTCGCGATCCACATATTATGCGTGCTATTGATGGCAAAACATTCTACATGGTGGCTACAGATATGGTCGCTGCCAAAGGATGGGATTCAAACAGGGGATTGGTCTTGCTCAAATCAACTAATTTATTAGACTGGAAATCTACTATAATTAATGTTCCTAATACATTTTTAGCGTTTAAATCAGTAAATCGTGTATGGGCTCCTCAAACAATTTATGATTCTGTAAAAAAGAAATACATGATTTACTGGTCAATGCGATCTGGGAATGAACCTGATAAAATCTATTATGCCTATGCAAATAAAGGCTTCACGGCACTCGAAACCGAACCCAAGCAACTGTTTTTCGAACCCAATAACAAAGCTTGTATTGATGGCGATATTATTTACTATAAAGGTAAATATCACTTGTTTTACAAGGATGAGGGTAATCTGAATGGAATCAAAAAAGCGGTATCGAACCAACTGACGGAAGGTTATCTAAAGCAGGACAAACCGCTACAGCAAACTACGGAATCAGTTGAAGGATCCTGCGTTTTTAAACTAAATAATTTGGATTCCTGGATTTTAATGTATGATGTGTACAGAAAGGGGCAGTTCCAATTTACCAAAAGCGATGATCTTGAAAATTTCAAGGTAATTGATGAACAAGTGACAATGGACTTTCATCCGCGCCATGGAACAGTCATGTCCATTACGAACAAAGAAGCTAAAAGACTTCGGGAAAAATGGATGATTGGTACTGAAAATATTAAATCAATTCAATCAAACTGA
- a CDS encoding glycoside hydrolase N-terminal domain-containing protein — protein sequence MKKVIIGLALLFVSVTSLAQQNLKLWYNKPASQWVEALPVGNGQIGAMVFGGVEKELIQLNEGSLWSGGPMKKNVNPEANQYLEPIREALKNNDYQLATDLCKKMQGYYSESFLPLGDLVIKQDFKGAQPTQYYRDLSLNNALSTTRFTVNNVEYVREIFISAPNNVMTIRIMASKSKSLTLDINLSSLLTKSVIAKSNNLLVMNGKAPSRVDPSYFNPKGREPILWADTSGCNGMRFQSNLKAVLKDGFIKADAEGLHINNASEVILYLTAATSFNGFDKCPDSQGKDEKAIASNLLKNALKLSYNNLKKKHLDDFQKYFNRVNLDLSNNKTDANQLSLPSDERLKAYTNGASDPQLERLFYQYGRYLLISSSRSGGRPANLQGIWNKEMRAPWSSNYTININTQMNYWLAEQTNLSEMHEPLLDWITDLSKTGKVTANEYYKARGWVAHHNSDIWGLSNAVGDKGDGAPTWANWYMGGTWLCQHLWEHYSFTGDKEYLRTKAYPVMKEAALFCFDWLIEKNGYLVTAPSTSPENEFRVNGKNYGVTVASTMDMSICWDLFTNLIEASKVLNIDAEFRDRLIEKRAKLLPLKIGSKGQLLEWSEEYEESTPRQRHASQLFGLHPGRQISPITTPDFAEACKKSLELRGDEGTGWSKAWKINFWARLRDGNHAYKMLRDILKYTDDQKGGVTGGGTYPNFFDAHPPFQIDGNFGATAGLTEMLLQSQTGVIDLLPALPDAWVNGSVKGLRARGGFGIDVIWENKLMKTVRIKSVGGTACKVRYNGKIVDFIFQKNQIRILSPEDFK from the coding sequence ATGAAAAAAGTAATTATTGGATTAGCGCTTTTATTTGTCTCGGTTACTAGTTTAGCTCAGCAAAATCTAAAGCTTTGGTATAATAAACCTGCATCACAGTGGGTTGAAGCATTGCCTGTAGGAAACGGACAGATAGGAGCAATGGTGTTTGGGGGAGTAGAAAAAGAACTGATTCAACTCAACGAAGGTTCATTGTGGTCTGGTGGTCCGATGAAAAAAAATGTCAATCCTGAAGCCAATCAATATTTGGAACCGATTCGTGAGGCATTGAAAAATAACGATTACCAGCTTGCCACTGATTTATGCAAAAAAATGCAGGGTTATTATAGTGAAAGTTTTTTGCCATTGGGCGATTTGGTCATTAAACAAGATTTTAAAGGTGCTCAACCAACTCAATATTATAGGGATTTAAGTTTGAACAACGCATTATCAACAACACGTTTTACGGTTAATAATGTCGAATATGTTCGTGAAATTTTTATTTCTGCTCCTAATAATGTAATGACAATACGTATTATGGCATCCAAATCAAAATCGCTTACGCTTGACATTAATTTAAGCAGTCTTTTGACCAAATCCGTGATTGCTAAAAGCAATAATCTGTTGGTTATGAATGGAAAAGCGCCAAGCCGTGTTGATCCAAGTTATTTTAATCCTAAAGGACGTGAGCCTATTTTATGGGCAGATACATCAGGATGCAACGGAATGCGTTTTCAATCCAATCTAAAAGCGGTTCTCAAAGATGGTTTCATAAAAGCTGATGCTGAAGGTCTCCATATCAATAATGCATCGGAAGTAATTCTTTATCTAACTGCCGCGACCAGTTTTAATGGTTTTGACAAATGTCCCGATTCACAAGGAAAAGATGAAAAAGCAATTGCTTCGAATCTCTTGAAAAATGCATTAAAATTATCGTACAATAATTTAAAGAAGAAACACCTTGATGATTTTCAGAAGTATTTTAATCGGGTAAATCTTGATTTGTCAAACAATAAAACTGATGCTAACCAGTTGTCATTGCCCTCTGATGAGCGTCTCAAAGCGTATACTAATGGCGCATCTGATCCTCAGTTGGAGCGGCTTTTTTACCAATACGGCCGTTATTTATTGATTTCATCTTCTCGTTCAGGAGGACGCCCTGCTAATCTGCAAGGGATTTGGAATAAAGAAATGCGTGCGCCTTGGAGTTCTAATTACACTATAAATATTAATACTCAAATGAATTATTGGTTGGCAGAACAAACCAACCTTTCTGAAATGCATGAACCGTTGTTGGATTGGATTACTGATTTGTCGAAGACTGGAAAGGTTACAGCAAATGAATACTATAAAGCTAGAGGTTGGGTCGCACATCATAATTCTGATATATGGGGATTGAGTAATGCGGTTGGTGATAAGGGAGATGGTGCTCCAACCTGGGCCAATTGGTATATGGGCGGAACTTGGCTTTGCCAACACCTTTGGGAGCATTATAGTTTTACGGGAGACAAAGAGTATTTAAGAACCAAAGCTTATCCCGTGATGAAAGAGGCGGCTCTCTTTTGTTTTGATTGGCTGATAGAAAAAAACGGTTATTTGGTAACCGCTCCATCTACATCTCCAGAAAATGAATTTCGTGTAAACGGAAAAAATTATGGTGTAACTGTAGCTTCAACTATGGATATGTCTATTTGTTGGGATTTGTTTACCAATCTAATTGAAGCTTCAAAAGTTCTCAATATTGATGCTGAATTTCGTGACCGATTAATTGAAAAACGAGCAAAATTATTACCTCTTAAAATCGGAAGCAAGGGACAATTACTGGAGTGGAGTGAAGAGTACGAAGAATCAACCCCTCGTCAGCGTCACGCTTCGCAATTATTCGGCTTGCATCCTGGACGCCAGATTTCTCCAATCACTACACCGGATTTTGCGGAAGCTTGTAAAAAATCATTAGAACTTAGAGGTGACGAAGGAACGGGCTGGAGCAAGGCTTGGAAAATCAATTTTTGGGCAAGATTAAGAGATGGGAATCACGCTTATAAGATGCTCCGTGATATTTTAAAATACACTGATGACCAGAAAGGCGGCGTAACTGGTGGAGGTACTTACCCTAATTTTTTTGATGCACATCCTCCTTTTCAAATTGATGGAAACTTTGGAGCAACTGCAGGTCTAACCGAAATGTTATTGCAAAGCCAGACAGGTGTTATTGATTTGTTGCCTGCTTTACCGGATGCTTGGGTAAATGGTTCTGTAAAAGGACTACGGGCAAGAGGAGGCTTTGGGATAGATGTTATTTGGGAAAATAAGTTAATGAAAACAGTAAGAATAAAAAGCGTTGGCGGTACAGCGTGTAAAGTTCGTTATAATGGAAAAATTGTTGATTTCATTTTTCAAAAGAATCAAATAAGAATTTTGTCGCCAGAAGATTTTAAATAG
- a CDS encoding glycoside hydrolase family 30 beta sandwich domain-containing protein, producing the protein MKKHILLALLLVVTLSVKSQKISWTYTTQTEAWSKGAKLDFNPSLDKSDINIYSDEKLQQIEGFGACFNELGWEALLSLSETEKNKILKNLFSKEGANFTLCRIPLGSNDYSLSYYSYNDVPEDFEMKNFNIDRDRYIMIPYIKAAKKINPDIKIWASPWSPPVWMKVNNHYAMGVSNVKQMLPGMKISNNATAFKMEDRYLSAYGLYFSKFVKAYKEEGIDISRVMVQNEPVYQPHWQSCTWRPDDMAYFVGRFLGPQFKQDSLNTEIWLGTVNSSDPNFMRTVLNNKDAASYIKGIGVQWDAKQSIPTIHSEYPNYPIMQTESECGNGENNWNSAEYTWSLINHYLNNGTNSYMYWNMVLDNSGKSTWGWNQNMMISINKETKEVKYNPEYYLMKHLSHYVLPGAFRLKTTGGKEHLAFINPNGEVILIYVNTDDADKDISVSVNGKIVKIKMKRKSVNTFTWMNK; encoded by the coding sequence ATGAAAAAACACATTTTACTTGCTTTATTGCTTGTTGTTACATTAAGTGTTAAATCTCAAAAAATTTCGTGGACTTATACCACCCAAACAGAAGCTTGGTCTAAAGGAGCTAAATTGGATTTTAATCCATCTCTAGATAAATCGGATATCAATATTTATTCTGATGAGAAATTACAACAGATTGAAGGTTTTGGAGCTTGTTTTAATGAATTGGGCTGGGAGGCTTTGTTGAGTTTGTCTGAAACAGAAAAAAATAAAATTCTTAAAAATTTATTTTCTAAAGAAGGAGCTAATTTTACTTTGTGTCGCATACCATTAGGTTCAAACGATTATTCATTAAGTTATTATTCGTATAATGACGTTCCTGAAGATTTTGAAATGAAAAATTTTAATATAGACAGAGATCGTTACATAATGATTCCATATATAAAAGCGGCCAAAAAAATTAATCCAGATATAAAGATATGGGCCTCACCTTGGAGTCCGCCAGTATGGATGAAAGTAAATAATCACTATGCTATGGGGGTAAGCAATGTAAAGCAAATGCTTCCTGGAATGAAAATATCAAATAATGCAACAGCATTTAAAATGGAAGACAGGTATTTATCAGCATATGGTTTGTATTTTTCTAAGTTTGTTAAGGCGTACAAAGAGGAAGGAATTGATATTTCTAGGGTGATGGTACAAAATGAGCCGGTTTATCAACCCCACTGGCAAAGCTGCACATGGCGACCAGATGATATGGCATATTTTGTAGGGAGGTTTTTGGGACCTCAATTCAAACAGGATTCTCTTAATACGGAAATATGGTTGGGAACGGTTAATAGTTCCGATCCTAACTTTATGCGTACGGTTTTAAATAACAAAGATGCTGCATCATATATCAAAGGAATAGGCGTACAGTGGGATGCAAAACAATCTATTCCGACTATTCACAGCGAGTATCCTAATTATCCTATAATGCAAACTGAGTCTGAATGTGGGAATGGAGAGAATAACTGGAATTCGGCAGAGTATACTTGGTCATTAATCAATCATTACCTTAATAATGGAACAAATAGTTATATGTATTGGAATATGGTACTTGATAATTCGGGAAAAAGTACTTGGGGATGGAATCAGAATATGATGATTTCAATAAATAAAGAAACCAAAGAAGTGAAATATAATCCTGAATATTATTTAATGAAACATTTGAGTCATTATGTGTTACCAGGAGCATTTCGATTGAAAACAACAGGAGGTAAAGAACATTTAGCTTTTATTAATCCAAACGGGGAGGTGATACTAATATACGTTAATACTGATGATGCTGATAAAGATATTAGTGTTTCAGTCAATGGGAAAATCGTTAAAATAAAAATGAAAAGAAAATCTGTTAATACTTTTACTTGGATGAATAAATAA
- a CDS encoding sugar porter family MFS transporter, with translation MKKILLWSITAALAGFLFGFDTVVISGADKKLQELWHTSDVFHGSVVMAMALWGTVIGAIFGGIPTNKLGRKKTLIAIGVLFLISAIGSALANDPYTFAFFRFLGGLGIGASTIAAPAYVSEIAPAKDRGRLVSLYQFNIVLGILVAFLSNYLLRDVGENAWRWMIGVMAFPSFFYTIIVFAIPESPRWLVSQSRNEEAKLVLVQINPDAKIEDLMDELQSGEEHHIKGETIFLKKYRFPLMLAFLIAIFNQFSGINAFLYYAPRIFAEAGLEESAALMSSIGIGFTNLVFTLFGVFLIDVLGRKVLMFIGSIGYIISLGLVSLAFFLKWQGMAVPIFLFMFIASHAIGQGAVIWVFISEIFPNHLRASGQAFGSSTHWVLAAIIPSMVPFLFSTIGAGTVFLIFAVMMVFQLLFVIFMMPETKGKSLEELQETVFKK, from the coding sequence ATGAAAAAGATACTTTTATGGTCTATTACAGCTGCTTTAGCTGGTTTTTTATTCGGTTTTGATACCGTTGTAATTTCGGGTGCCGATAAAAAATTACAAGAATTATGGCATACTTCTGATGTTTTTCATGGTTCGGTAGTCATGGCTATGGCATTGTGGGGAACAGTAATAGGAGCTATTTTTGGAGGAATTCCTACTAATAAGCTTGGAAGAAAAAAGACTTTGATTGCAATTGGAGTTTTGTTTCTGATTTCGGCAATTGGTTCCGCTTTAGCTAATGATCCGTATACATTTGCTTTTTTTAGATTTTTAGGGGGATTAGGAATTGGAGCTTCTACCATTGCAGCACCCGCTTATGTATCCGAAATTGCACCCGCAAAAGACAGAGGACGTTTGGTGTCTTTATATCAATTTAATATTGTATTGGGAATTTTAGTGGCTTTTTTGTCGAATTATTTATTGAGGGATGTTGGTGAAAATGCTTGGCGCTGGATGATAGGAGTTATGGCATTCCCCTCTTTCTTTTACACGATTATAGTATTTGCTATTCCTGAAAGTCCAAGATGGTTAGTATCACAATCAAGAAATGAAGAAGCTAAATTAGTATTGGTACAAATTAATCCTGATGCCAAAATTGAGGATTTAATGGACGAACTTCAGAGTGGTGAAGAGCATCATATAAAAGGGGAAACTATCTTTTTAAAGAAGTATCGATTTCCATTGATGCTAGCTTTTTTAATCGCGATATTCAATCAATTTTCGGGTATTAATGCGTTTTTGTATTATGCGCCAAGAATTTTTGCAGAAGCAGGATTAGAAGAGAGCGCAGCTTTGATGAGCAGTATCGGAATTGGTTTTACCAACTTAGTGTTTACTCTTTTTGGAGTCTTTTTGATTGATGTTTTAGGGCGTAAAGTGCTTATGTTTATTGGATCTATAGGATACATTATTTCTCTTGGCTTAGTTTCGTTAGCTTTTTTTCTAAAATGGCAAGGAATGGCAGTGCCTATTTTCTTATTTATGTTCATCGCTTCACACGCCATTGGTCAAGGTGCAGTAATTTGGGTATTTATTTCTGAAATTTTCCCAAATCACTTACGCGCCAGCGGACAGGCATTCGGTTCTTCAACACACTGGGTGTTGGCAGCCATTATACCATCAATGGTACCGTTTTTATTCTCGACCATTGGGGCAGGAACGGTGTTTTTAATTTTTGCGGTGATGATGGTTTTCCAATTACTTTTTGTAATTTTTATGATGCCAGAAACGAAAGGAAAATCATTAGAAGAATTGCAGGAAACGGTTTTTAAAAAATAG
- a CDS encoding glycoside hydrolase family 88 protein, producing the protein MKKILFFAMTMTIAIASCQNKKPKVFEVDKNLAYCVAQASKTISAAPDALAIPRNIAPGAKDWNYVGYEDWTSGFWPGVLWYLYEYTGNTIWRQRADKYSRFLTPLSVRSATDHDLGFQVYCSFGNGFRLTKNQDYKNIILKTADTLATLFNPKVGTILSWPGMVKEKNWPHNTIIDNMINLEMLFEASKMGGGKALYDMAVKHAETTKKNQFRKDYSVYHVVVYDTVTGKKIKAITHQGYSDDSMWARGQGWAIYGYTMVYRETKDPKFLDFAHKVTKVYLDRLPKDLIPYWDFDAPNVTKEPRDASAAALVASGLIELSTYTKDKALAKMYLNKAEGMLAELSSSKYQSANVNPSFLLHSTGHYPNKSEIDYSIIYADYYYIEALIRLKKLKEGKNILAPFQINKEIALKK; encoded by the coding sequence ATGAAAAAAATATTATTTTTTGCCATGACAATGACAATTGCAATAGCTAGTTGCCAAAACAAGAAACCAAAAGTTTTTGAAGTAGATAAAAATCTAGCGTATTGTGTGGCACAAGCTAGCAAGACCATATCTGCAGCACCTGATGCATTAGCTATCCCCAGAAATATTGCTCCAGGTGCTAAGGATTGGAATTATGTAGGCTATGAGGATTGGACCAGTGGGTTTTGGCCTGGTGTTTTATGGTATTTATATGAATATACAGGAAATACTATTTGGAGGCAAAGAGCGGATAAATACTCTCGTTTTTTAACACCATTGTCTGTGCGTTCTGCGACCGATCATGATTTAGGTTTTCAGGTGTATTGTAGTTTTGGTAATGGTTTTCGATTGACTAAAAATCAAGACTATAAAAATATTATTCTTAAAACAGCTGATACTTTGGCAACTTTATTCAATCCTAAGGTAGGTACAATTTTATCTTGGCCGGGTATGGTGAAAGAAAAGAATTGGCCTCACAATACGATAATTGATAATATGATAAATCTCGAAATGTTATTTGAAGCTTCAAAAATGGGAGGCGGTAAAGCATTATATGACATGGCCGTAAAGCACGCTGAGACTACGAAGAAAAACCAATTCAGAAAAGATTATTCAGTTTATCATGTGGTAGTCTATGATACTGTTACAGGCAAAAAAATAAAAGCAATCACACATCAGGGGTATTCAGATGATTCGATGTGGGCACGAGGTCAGGGTTGGGCGATTTATGGTTATACGATGGTCTATAGAGAAACTAAAGATCCTAAATTTTTAGATTTTGCTCATAAAGTAACCAAAGTCTATCTGGATCGCTTGCCAAAAGATTTAATTCCGTATTGGGATTTTGATGCACCAAATGTTACTAAAGAACCTAGAGATGCTTCGGCTGCAGCGCTTGTTGCTTCTGGATTAATTGAATTATCAACTTACACCAAAGATAAAGCATTAGCTAAAATGTATTTGAATAAAGCTGAGGGAATGCTGGCAGAATTATCAAGTTCAAAGTACCAAAGTGCTAATGTCAATCCTTCATTTTTATTGCATTCAACAGGACATTATCCGAATAAAAGTGAAATTGATTATTCTATCATCTATGCCGATTATTATTATATAGAAGCTTTAATTCGTTTGAAAAAACTAAAAGAGGGGAAAAATATTTTAGCTCCCTTTCAAATCAATAAGGAAATTGCTTTAAAAAAATAA